In Halorientalis sp. LT38, a genomic segment contains:
- a CDS encoding adenylate kinase family protein: MRVVVTGTPGTGKTTATELVETELELVHLNEVIREADLSAGHDEERDSVVADMDAVADWLGDRDDLLLDSHLAHRLDVDRVVVLRCHPEELEARLIERGEPRAKAEENAESEALDVILAEAVERHGEGSVYEIDATDRRPEEVAREIERAIDGEREPSAGDVSYIEYL, from the coding sequence GTGAGAGTGGTGGTCACCGGCACGCCCGGGACGGGCAAGACCACGGCGACCGAACTCGTCGAGACCGAACTCGAACTCGTCCACCTCAACGAGGTGATCCGCGAGGCTGACCTCTCGGCGGGCCACGACGAGGAGCGCGACAGCGTCGTCGCCGACATGGACGCCGTGGCCGACTGGCTCGGCGACCGCGACGACCTGCTGCTCGATTCGCACCTGGCCCACCGGCTGGACGTCGACCGGGTCGTCGTCCTCCGGTGTCACCCCGAGGAACTCGAAGCCCGGCTCATCGAACGGGGCGAACCGCGGGCGAAGGCCGAGGAGAACGCGGAGAGCGAGGCGCTGGACGTGATCCTCGCCGAGGCCGTCGAGCGCCACGGCGAGGGGTCGGTCTACGAGATCGACGCGACCGACCGCAGGCCGGAGGAAGTCGCCCGCGAGATCGAGCGGGCGATCGACGGCGAGCGCGAACCGAGCGCGGGCGACGTTTCGTACATCGAGTACCTATGA